ATGTACTAGGGCCATCACTCGCGCAATTTAGGACGAATCACTATCACAAATACTCAAAATTCAGTTAATTAGCTCATAGGGTTCGTTAATCGACTTATATATAAGTCGATTAACAAGTCGCCGCGTTACATCTAGCCAAACCATCACCGAAGTGACAGCTGGGTTGTGTTCAGCAAACCAGGCATCGCCATAACTGCCAGCATTTAGGTACAGCACATCCGAGAAAAATTCGCCGCAATCAGAAACATTTGTAGTTTCAGAAAACAGTTGTCATTGTTACAAAACCCATCAAATCTTGTAAACATTTATCAACGAACTACAGCCCTGGCGATTGGCATAAAGTCTGAAGCGTAAAGCGAGCCACCGCTTCTAAAATAAGCCTCGAAATATAATTATTGGCATCGCCAGAACTGCCATTGTGAAGTTATTCAAAGCTCTAGTAAAGCAGTATCGTAATTCTTCTAAGAAACTCGAATCTTGCGATATATTAGTAAAGGCAAACGAATGATTTAACCCTTGGCGCTGTAACATCGCCGCGCCATCGTGCAAGTCTCGTAGCACGCAAATGAGCTAGTCGAATTGCTCATCAACGAGCAGCACTAGGTACTAACCCTGGTTTGGTTCTATTCGATTCATTTAAGTGCGAAAACCAATTAACAGCAAAGCTGTGTGTGGGTCGCTTGAGTTTAGGAGTTATAGCGCATCAATTAGCGCTTAACCGGAACGGAGAAACACAATTTGCGCTTAAAGTAGCCAGCATTACGGATGTTGGATGTCCCGCGTTACTTGTTATCTAGAGTCCACAATCGTTCTCCCAACGTAAGTCGTCTTTTACCATTCAAGGCATAATCCATTGCCGCAATGGTAGATCTAAATGTTGCATTCCCCGAGCGCATTATTCAGTCAGCCGAACGGATAATGATCATTTAGTTATATAACTTACATATTTGGTGTCCCCATTCTCCTAATATGGCAGCGCACGACCTTGGTGCGGTATGACCCACCTCTCGTTCAAGTTCTTTTTTGAGAGGTCTCTATAGTGAATATTTCGTCAATGTTAGCTCGACTTCAAGCTAATCTCGGCGTTCCACATTTAGCTGAACAGTTATTACTGATTCCGCCCCGTCCGCAGCATCTAGCGCAAGAACTCTCGGCAATTAATTTATTAGTTGGCTATTCGCATTCCGAAAGCAGTCAGTTAGCCCTTGACTTAACTCTATGGATCGCCTTGCAGACGCGCCTGGCCACCAATACACCGGTCACAGTGCAGGTCGTCTATGTCACCGAGGAAATTAGCCCATCCGTTCTCCAATCAAGCAATACCAGTAAACCTTTCAATCCAGCCCGCAAAACCAGTGGCAGTATTGCGACGCTGGCCCCGGCAAAAGTCACAGCCATGAATCGTGCGGATCAATTTGAACAAGCCGATCGAATTCTCTGGCAGGCGCGATCGCTCGCAACGGAATGGCGGGGCTCACTCAAAACCCACCTTCGCTTTGGCGATGTTGCGTTGGAACTCAATCAAGTCGCCCAAGCAGAAGCTGCAACCCTCTTGATCCTTGGTTGTAAATCCCGTGAAGATGCGCTGATCCAACGGCTGGGAAAAAAATTCCCTTGTGCCGTGCTCGGAATTCCCGATGAGCTTGAAGCCTAGACCAAACCGTTTAGTCGTGCTAACGAACACATTGGACAGTCTGTTTGGCAATCCAATCGAGGAGGATGCGATTCATCGCATCAGGACATTCATCATGGGCACAATGCCCAACATTATCTAGCTCAATCAACTCGATTTTCGAATTGTATTGCAGGAATTTCGGTGCCAACAAAGGGGGTACCGCTTTATCCTGCTTCCCCCAAATCAGCAGCATTGGCATTGTCAATCGTGGCAACACCGCACGAGCGCTAAACCGCTCAGCATCAAGATTTTTCGCATTAATCATTGAGGCTAAGGCCCGCGTTGCACCGCGATCATAGGCTGGACTGGAAAATACATCCACCAATTCCTCATCCACCACCTCGGACATCATATAGGCCGACTTCGCCCATTTCTGAATGACTTGAGGCCGCCGAATCAACCGAAAGAGTGGTGCGAAGATTAACGGGGCGGTCAGTAAACGCTTCAATCCGGCCAAAGGGAGATTCACAAACGGCTTGAGCTGGGTCGATCGTAGCCAAGCGGGCAAATCGAGCACTGATGCATCCGGCAGCGTAAACATCACCAAACTTGCTAGCATTTCTGGATGCCGCGCCGCGATCGTCAACCCCACAGTTGATCCGAGCGAATGCCCCACCAACACAACGGGGCGCCCAATAAACGCCCGCCAAAATTCATACACCTGGTCCACCCATAAGGCTGTATCGTAGTTGGCCATGGCCTTCGCTGATTGACCGAAGCCCAGCAAATCGAGTGCATAGACCGGATGTGTCTGACTCAAAACCGCAATATTTTTCCGCCAATGGCCGATCGACGCGCCAAATCCATGCAAGAGAAGCATTGGTGTCTGATCCACCAGTGCTCCGGTTACCGCAGCAGGTTCAACGGGTGGCATCGGATTTTCAATTGGCTGGGCATAACTGTAGTGAATCGGCCAACCACGCCATAACCAAGTCCGACGCTGCCCCACTCGATGGGTCCAATGTGGCAAACCAGGCACAGAAGCATTAGCAGACATAAAACACGTTTCCACGAAAGCTCTCCCATTTTAATCAACTGCCACCAGAAGCGGGAATACGGCAATCCTCCCGAGCCAATCATGAGCATGACAACACCCCATGATGCTCGGTCGATTTATCGATTCATTTAAATTGGTGAGATTTTCAGCCACCTTCCGTAAATTCGCTAGTACAATAACGGACGAACGTCCCCTTTGCGATCATGATTTGAGAATGTCGGATTTCCCCATCTGAAGAAGCCTCGACAGTCCCTGGGAAAATTTTGTATTCTGTCTGTAGTGAAACATTGGTTTGGCTATGTGCTTGTGGCGAAGTGCTTCAGGCTTTTCGGATCGTTCACTTATCGTCTATTTATCGTTTACTTAAGGTGCCTGTGGCAGACAAAAGATATACACCGCGCGAAATGCCCATGATCAATGAGCGCATTCGCTTTCCCACTGTGCGATTGCTCGACAGCGATAGCGCACAGATCGGCATTATGTCCTCCCGCGAAGCGCTCCAACTCGCGGAGGAAAAAGAGCTGGACTTGGTGTTAATGAGCGACAAGGCGGATCCGCCGGTTTGCAAAATTATTGACTACGGCAAGCACAAGTTCGAGCAGGAAAAGAAGGCCAAAGAGGCCAAGAAGAAACAGCATACGGTTGATGTCAAAGAAGTGAAGATGCGCTATAAGATTGAGGAGCACGATTACAATGTGCGCCTGAGTCAGGCTCAACGCTTTATCAAAGCGGGGGATAAGGTCAAAGCGATCGTCACTTTCCGCGGTCGTGAGATCCAGCACAGTAGCTTAGCGGAAGTCCTGCTAAAACGTATGGCGAATGACATGAAGGAGCTGGCGGAAGTCCAACAGCGCCCTAAGCGTGAAGGTCGTAATATGACGATGTTCTTAGCACCGAAAAAGTAAGTTCAGAACAAAACACTTAGTTGTGGTTTGACAATTTCTTGGCAGTGAGGATGAGATAACTCATCCTCACTGTTTTTTTGGGGCGGAATGCGGCTGGGAGAATCAATTTCCTGCATTTCCACTGGGACTTCACTCACAAGCATCAAGTCCATTCAATCGTCTCTGTCAGGTTTCGTTAATTCCACTGATCAGGCTTTGGTATTAGGGTGTAACTTGGGCATACTGATACGTAGGTCATACTTCCCCACTTACCCACAACTACAAAGAACGCAAACCTTAGATGACATTGGGCTTACAAGAGTTTTCAAGTGATGACTTAGGGCGGCGGATTTTACGCTGGATGAATCTTCGTCCCGGTGAAATTGGTCGCACGAGCTGGATGTTTGCGTTTTACGTCCTGACCTCGATCGGGATCTTGTGGTTTGAAGCCACTTCAAGTGGCCTATTCTTGAAAGAATTCGGCGCCAACTATCTGCCCTACATCTACTTGGCCAGCATGGTCATTAGTAGTGCCTGGAGTGCCTTTTATACCTGGCTACAACGCTATATTCCTTTGCGCTGGGTCGTGGTGTTAGTCGCCGTGCTAATTGCCGTCCCAATTCCACTGTTACAGTTGGGCATGGCAACGGGCGGAGCCACACCACCAGCCGTCGGAATTGTCGGTCTCACGCTCTTGCAGAGCAGTGTGCTCGGCATGCGTCTATGGCTACAAACGATCTACGTGTTGAATGATCTCAACACCAGTATTACGGCCAATCAACTGTTCAATGTCCGCGAAGTCCGCCGGACCTATCCACTTATCAGTAGTGGGGTATTGGTTGCCGACGTTGTTGCGGGCTTTGCTCTACCAGTTCTGCTAAATCGGCTCGGAATATCGGTTGTTGTCCTCCTATCCGCCGGAATGATCATTGCCGGAGCGGCGATTCTTTTCTTACTCGGCCAATTTTACGAACGCTATTTTCCACAATCAACGCTACGTCGGCGTGAGACTAAACCCGATACGACAACCGGCAAAATCAGCGGCGAACTCAATCGCTATCGACGTCTGCTTTTCACCTTCTTTATCCTGGCGGAGATCGTCTTTCTCGTCGTTGACTTCCAGTTTATGAGTCAGCTACAGGAACCCACGCTACTCGGACTAGTGATCAGCAATCCCGCCGGCAATAACCGTCAAGACGAACTCATTGCCGCGTTTATCGGTCGCTTTCAAGGGCTCCTTGGCTTCTTTGAGCTGAGTTTACAGTGGATCTTCTCCAGTCGCTTAATTGAGCGGTTTGGCATCTTCTCGATCGCCTCTGTATTGCCGATTTCCGTGCTGGGTTTTGGCGGTTTGGGGGCAGTTAGTGCGGTTTTACCTGCCTCGGCTTATACCCAAATCAGTCAGGTTTTGCCGCTGATCACCGGTCAGGCACAGCTGCAATTTTTTATCATGCTGTGTCTTAAGTTCATTTACGAACTCTTTCACTTCACGCTCCTCGCCAGTATTGGCCCGGTTCTCTTCCAACCGCTGCCAGATAGTGTCCGCAACTCAATTCAGTCAGTGGTCCGGGGTAATTCGGAACCGATCGCCACTGGAGTCGTGGGCATTGCTTTAGCCGTCATTATTGCGTTCGGCACCGATAAGCTCCTGGGCATGCAATGGCAAACCACGCTCTTTTTTAGCAGTGTCACCATTGCTGGGCTCTGGCTCGTCACCAATATCTGGATTCGGGTTGACTATTTGCGACTATGGGTAATTCGCTCAGCCCGTACCAGCTTCCGGAACTCCGACTTGCTACTCAAGGAATTCAAAAAAGATGCCGTCGCCGCACTCAACCAGCTGAAATCCGAAGCAGATTTGCGATCGTGCATCGAACTACTACACCGAATTGATCCCAAAGATACCGGCACAATTCTGACACCGATCTTGCCACAACTACCGGTAACACTTCAACAGCGGGTTTTAGAAATCATTGTCAAAGACGCAAATCCAGACCCACAACAGACAATCATCGTCAATCAGATTTTGGCCCGTTCAACTTGGCCTGATCTCACGGCAAGTGCGCTGAAGTACATCTATCTCACGACCGAAAACGCGGATTATAAAAAACTCCAGCCCTATCTCTTGCCAAGTATTCCCCCAGTGGTTCGGGGTACCGCCGCGGCGCTGTGTTTGGAAAAGGGGGATAACCGACTCAAAGGCGAAGCGACCAATGTGCTGCGGCTGATGCTGACCAACACCAAAAAGTATGAAAAAATGCTGGGGGCCAAGGCACTCACCAACTTAAAATTTCTCCAAGCATTGCAACTGTACATTCCAGCGCTACTGAGTGATCCAGACATTGATGTGCAATGTGCAGCCCTCGAAGTCGTGAGTGCCACCCACTTTGAAAAATCTTATCCGGCCTTGACTAAAGGCCTATACGACCAACAAACCCGTAGTGCCGCAAGTGCCGCATTAGTCGCACTGAACGATGAGGCCATTCCCTTACTCCAACGCATCGTCGATGACTGGCGCAAACCTGATCCAGTGAAAGCCGCAGCCTGGAATGCCATTGGTCAAATTGGCACGATCGATGCGATTGACTTAATGATTAGTCGTCTGAGTATGGTGTGGGGCGATGATCGGCGTAACGTCCTCCGAGCACTGGTCAAAATTCCCGATGACCGGGGGATTGAAGCTACACTCGATCGACTTGATCGCAAAGGCATTGAAGCGCTAATCGATCAAGAACTGATGCTCATGGGCCAAACCACTGCTGGCATTGTCGATATGACCAAAGGGCAGAAGTACAGCGATAAAATCGACATGCTACGCCGCGCTTTGCAAAATATTCAGGATGACAGCCTAGAACGTTTGTTCCTGCTAATGCAATTTCTGTACGATCCTTACACCATCCAAGCCGCTTCTTTCAATCTCCAATCCGGCAATCTGGTGACCATGGCTCAGGGATTAGAAATTCTCGATAACCAATTAGACATCCCCAACAAACGGGCAGTTCTAACACTGCTCGATCGCAATCCTGAACTCGATAAACAAACCAAACAACTGCAAGTCCAGCTGCGCCAGGCCCGCGATAAGCATAACGCGGCAAACGAACGACAAATCCTCAATTCCCTCGACAAAATCGCCAAACAGCAGCAGGCAGATCTAACCAAACAACTTCAAGCACTTTCGGGCATTCTCACCTACGAACCACTCCCCCCCCAGGAAAGACTCTGTCAGCTACTTGATCTACGGCATTTCTTCTCAGATTGGTTGATGGCTTGTTGTTTCTACTTGGCCAGTGAAGCCCGATGGAATCTCACCCGCCACCATGTGCTTGGGGGCATTCGCAGCGCGAAAGGATTTGTCCGGGAAGCCGCTTTGCTGTATCTGCGGGACGTCTATCCCCAAGCCTTTGAGAACGTTGTGCCCAAACTGCGCAATGACCCGGATCGGTTAGTTCGCGCCCAAGTCAAGGAAATTCTGGATATCTGGGGCGTCAACCAAGCTCGCCGTTCAATGTTCCCGGATAATGATGATGACGACGATATGAATACCGCGGCCTTGGGGCCAATGCGATAGGTCATTGGTTGTTGGAGATTGTGGCAAATCCGTGATCGCTACACCATTGCAGGGGTACAATTAAGTGAAATTTGCTCGTGAGCTGTTAGTTTTGACGGCTTGGCGAGGCAACCTGAATCTAAGTGAGCCTGATTTTTTCACTGAATCAGGTGTAGAACGAAACCCGGAATGCTAAATAATTTCGATCGATTGCTTCTATTGCGCGGTGTTTCCATCTTCCGAGAACTCCGAGATGACTTTCTCATCCGGCTATCGGCAGTGATGGAAGAACGTGCCTATCCATCGAAAGGCGGGATTTTTAAGCAGGGTGATGAAGGGCAATCTTTGTATATTGTGGCAGCCGGACAAGTTCGAGTCCATATTGGTCGCCAAGAACTAGCGCGGCTCGATCGGGGTGACTTCTTTGGTGAAATGTCGCTGTTTGATACGGAACCACGATCGGCATCCGTCACCGCAATAAATACTTGTACTTGTCTTGAATTGACCCAGTCACAACTCTACGAAGCGATTAATGAGACACCGGAAATTGCCCTGAAGCTGATTGGGATTTTATCGGGTCGAATTCGCGAACTGAACTTAGAAAATAACCAATTGCGATCGCAGCTTGGTGAGTTGCCCACCGCGTTTCCAGCGACACCCAAAAAAACATCTGGTCGTCGTTAGTGGATTAGTAATTGATTGATCTGTGTTGGTGATGAGTATATGTTTGTGCTTCTATAATGGTGCATCCAAGTGGGTTAACTCGCTGGAAATCATAACGCTCCGTGGCAGATATTTTCGCGCTGTACGGCTGAAATTGCAGCGCAGCGTGACATTGGAACGTAAAGTTTTAGCCGAAACAGTGGGCAACCCATAATCGCATTCGTTAGCATAATCTTATATAGATCAGTTGTTGAGTTACTAATTGGACACTTCAGAGCCATTTGTAACATGTAAATTGAATCGAACTTCGATCGTGCAAAGTGAATACTGTGGATACATATCTACGATCACTTCTTTAGCTAGATGATTGTGCTCAAATCTAACTGAGCTAGCCGCAAGAAAACAGCCGTGTGAGTAATGCGCAATTCGCTCAGAAACTATTGCTCACCGCACCGAGATTGCAAAGATGTTTAAGACAACTCTAGCTCAATGGGTTGATTGCTTGCTAGGTCATGATTGCTAGCGATATTACTGTATTTCACTCGATCGCCGACAACTTTATGGCGATTGGTTTTAAGGCGTTGGACATGGGATTCACCGGCATGATCTAGATCAATTTTTTGTCTCAGATTAGGCTGGAATATTGAGTCAACGCCGCATCTAATCAATTTAGCCAACCACTGTTACTTAGTAAAGGCGTTGACTAAGTAAATTGTTGACTGAGAAATGATTGAGAAAGTGTTGGCTGAGAAATCATTGTCTGCACAAATCGTTGACCGAGTTAATCAATTAACCTAACGGTTTCCAGGGCACTTGCCACTGGCACCGCCGCGATCGGCTCACTAACGATTAGCACTGCGCCAATTAGCATTGCGCAACTTTTGCACCGTAATTTATCCTCACAATTCTTGCCATGAATGGTCAGTTTATGGGCGGACTCGCTATGAAACATCGAGAAGGTACATTTAAAGGCTTTGGTGACTGTAATCTTTACTTTCAAAGCTGGTATCCCAAAACTCCTAGTCAGGCGATCGTTGCCTTAGTGCATGGTTTAGGGAGTCATAGTGGGGCACTGCGGAATGTGGTGGAATACCTGGTGCGCCAGGGGTATGAAGTCTATGCGATGGATTTGCGCGGCCACGGTCGCTCCATGGGACAACGGGGCCATATCAATTCATGGCAAGAGTTTCGTGGCGATCTCCAAGCCTTTATTCAGCAAATTCGGGCCCAACATGCGCGCTGTCCTCTGATTCTGTGGGGTCATAGTATGGGGGGCACGATCGCCTTGGACTATGCATTGCGATCGCCCGATGCGATCCAGGGCTTAATTGTCAGTGCCCCCGCCCTCGGACAAGTCAAAATCCCACTGCACAAATTGTGGGTGGGGAAATTACTTTCAACCTTTTTGCCCCACTTCAGTCTCCCCGCCGGATTGAGTAAACAACTGGCGAAGCGCAGCCCTGCTGCTTGGGCGGCCTATCGACAGGACCCATTACGGCATGAATTGGGGACTGCGCGATTAGTCACAGAGTTTTTTCGCACGGTGAATTGGATTAATTACCATGCGGCGGAGTTGCGGGTGCCCTTGCTGATTCTGCATGGCACGGCGGATGGCGTCACGTCACCTAACAGTAGTCGGGCCTTTTTTCACCGCATCTTGTTCCCGGATAAACAGCACTACGAATATCCTGGGGCGTATCATGATCTTGACCAGCTCACCCAGTTTAATGATGTTGAGGTCTGGCTTGATCAACATTTAGATAATGCGGAACGCTGTTCCCCCTATAGTGGCTGTTTGTTGGTGCATAAAACGGCACCACTGCACCCTGGCAATATTTTGGGCCACACTATTCCTGGCTTACTTGATCAAGCCTGTGCAGCGCATCCGAATGCCACAGCCTTCAATCAGTGGACCCGCGATGGCTGGCAAACCACCTCGAACCAAGCTCTCCAACAGCAAGTCGAGAATTTTGCCTTAGGTCTACAGCTCGCTTTAGATCGACAACTTGTTTTGGATCGACAACTTGTTTTGGATCGACAACCAAGTGACCGGGCAAATGGCGATCGCGTGGCTTTGTTAATGCGGTCGAATCTACACTTTGCCGTTGCTGATCTGGGTTGTTTGCTCGCGGGTTTTGTCGATGTCCCGATCGATTTAACGCAAACCTTAGAAAATATCGTCTTTGCCCTCCGTCATAGTGGAGCGAAAGCCCTGGTCGTGACTGATTTGGGATTGCTGCAAGCGCTCCAAGCCTACCTCGTTGATTTACCGGCTTTAACTTTGATTGTGGTGGCGCAGACCGATCAAGATTGGCCCCAGGCAAAGGTTGCGATTGACTTGCCGACGACGCTCCAGGTGACTTCGCTGGAAGCACTACAGCAGCGGGGCGCAGCCGCTCGAACACCGCAGCGATTAGTCCAACTGCGCCAAGCGATTCAGCCGACCGATCACGCAACGATTATCTATATTCCCGGTGTCACCGGCGAACTGGCCGGGGTGATGCTTAGCCATGAAAATATTACGGGTAATGCGCTAGCGACCTTTGGGGAGTTGCCCAACCTCGGCTGGGGCAATGCGGAAACCGCTTTAGCATTTCTGCCGCTCACCCATATCTTTGCGCGTCATTTACTCTATGGTCATATCTACTATGGTCACAGCGTTTACTTTTCGAGTCCGCGCTATGTGATGAAACATCTCCAATCACTGCAACCGACGGTGTTGGCCACGGTCCCACTGCTGTTGGAGAAAATCTATGATCAAATTCGCGATCGGGGACACAAACTCAAGTCGCGCCGCGCCCGAATTAGTTTTGCCTGGGCTTTAGACATTGCGCAACGCCATCAACTCGGACAACCGATCGATGACTTTTATGCGGTCTTACTCAAAGCTGCCGATCGTTTAGTGCTACACCATTGGCGAGCTGTCTTTGGGGGACGGATGAAATATCTGCTCTGTGGTGGGGCGGCGCTCAGAGCAGATGTGGCGAATGTCTTAACCGCTGCTGGCATCCCGATTTTGCAAGGCTATGGCTTAACTCAAAGTGCGGGTGTTGTTTGTTTTAATCGACCCACGGCCAACCGATCGGGCAGTGTTGGGACGCCGATTCCGGGGGTGGAACTGGCAATTGCCCCGGATCAAGAAATCCTGATCCGAGGGCCTTATATCAGTTCTGGCTATTACCGCGATCCTACTGCGACGGCGCAACTGATTGATCAACAAGGTTGGCTGCATACGGGTGACTTTGGCAGCATGACGATCGATGGACATCTGCAAATTACCGGCCTGAAGAAGTCGCTGTTTAAGTTATCGACGGGTAAATATATTGCCCCCGAACCGATCGAAGCCAGGCTGCTAGCCTCTCCCTTAATTGCGCGGGTGATGCTGGTGGGAGCCGATCGCAAATTCTGCGGCGCATTGATTTTCCCACACTTACCCGTCTTACGCGCCCGAGCGAAAGCCTTGTCACTGTCGCTTGCTGACGCCGACTTGCTCCAACATCCCTGCATTTTAGCCTGGTACCAGATTGCTGTTGATCAAGCCAATTGCCATCTGCCTTACTGGTCGGTGGTCAAACGGTTTCGGCTGATCAATATGGAACTGTCGATCGACAATGGTTTGCTCAATCACCAACAGGAAATTCATCGCTACCGCATTCACCAACGCTTCTCGTTTGAGATCGCACTACTCTACGGCGATGAGTTACCCCTCCTACCTTCGGTTAAACCGGATCGAGTTAAACCGGAGCCGGATCAGCTCGATTCGGCCTCATCCAGCCAACCTCGTCTAACTAGCCCAACTGAGCAACCCACACAGATCGCGGACATTGACCCAGCAATTCCCCCTCTGCATTGTCCGCTACCACCAGCGGCGAGTTGCCCGGTTGAAGCCCAGTCACTACATCCACGCTTTACCGCGTAAGGCCAAGTTGTCCCCTCAGTTATGCCTTCAAAATTAGTGCAGGGGAAGTCGTTCAAAGTCCCCCTTTTGAAGGGGGATTTAGGGGGATCACCAACTGTAGCAATCACAAGTTGATTTGGGATTAGTCATCCCTCAGTCATTATCCAAGCAAGGAGTTAGCATCATGTTAAAAGCCTTTAGAACCGTTGCTGTCCTCGGTGCCGGTATCATGGGGAGCCAAATTGCCGCTCACCTTGCCAATGCTGGGCTATCGGTGCACCTGCTCGATCGGGCCCATGATGGCGAATCGAAAAATCATCACGTCGAAGCTGCCTTTAAACGGGCGATGAAACTTTCACCCCCGATTTTCTTCACAGACAAAATTGCTCGGCGCATTACTCTGGGTAACTTCGATCAGCATTTCGATCGGCTGAAGCAAGCGGATTGGGTGATTGAAGTCATCATTGAAGACTTAGCGATTAAGCAAGAGATGATGGCCCGGATTGAAGCCGTTGTGCGTCCGAATACGATTGTCTCGACGAATACGAGTGGGTTGCCCGTAGCGGCGATTGCGGCGGGACGATCGGAGGCTTTCCGGCGGCATTTCCTCGGTACCCATTTCTTTAATCCACCCCGCTATCTCAAACTGCTGGAACTGATTCCCACGGAGGATACCGCACCATCAACGCTGGCGCGGGTGCAGGAATTTGGGGCAATGCGTTTAGGCAAAGGCATTGTGATTGCGAAGGATACACCGAACTTTGTGGCAAACCGGATTGGTGTCTATGCGACGATGCTTGGCCTACAGGCATTGGAGCAAGGCTATACAATTGCTGAGATTGATACCCTCACAGGGATATTGGTAGGCCGCCCCAAATCG
The window above is part of the Romeriopsis navalis LEGE 11480 genome. Proteins encoded here:
- the infC gene encoding translation initiation factor IF-3 encodes the protein MADKRYTPREMPMINERIRFPTVRLLDSDSAQIGIMSSREALQLAEEKELDLVLMSDKADPPVCKIIDYGKHKFEQEKKAKEAKKKQHTVDVKEVKMRYKIEEHDYNVRLSQAQRFIKAGDKVKAIVTFRGREIQHSSLAEVLLKRMANDMKELAEVQQRPKREGRNMTMFLAPKK
- a CDS encoding universal stress protein, translating into MLARLQANLGVPHLAEQLLLIPPRPQHLAQELSAINLLVGYSHSESSQLALDLTLWIALQTRLATNTPVTVQVVYVTEEISPSVLQSSNTSKPFNPARKTSGSIATLAPAKVTAMNRADQFEQADRILWQARSLATEWRGSLKTHLRFGDVALELNQVAQAEAATLLILGCKSREDALIQRLGKKFPCAVLGIPDELEA
- a CDS encoding alpha/beta fold hydrolase translates to MKHREGTFKGFGDCNLYFQSWYPKTPSQAIVALVHGLGSHSGALRNVVEYLVRQGYEVYAMDLRGHGRSMGQRGHINSWQEFRGDLQAFIQQIRAQHARCPLILWGHSMGGTIALDYALRSPDAIQGLIVSAPALGQVKIPLHKLWVGKLLSTFLPHFSLPAGLSKQLAKRSPAAWAAYRQDPLRHELGTARLVTEFFRTVNWINYHAAELRVPLLILHGTADGVTSPNSSRAFFHRILFPDKQHYEYPGAYHDLDQLTQFNDVEVWLDQHLDNAERCSPYSGCLLVHKTAPLHPGNILGHTIPGLLDQACAAHPNATAFNQWTRDGWQTTSNQALQQQVENFALGLQLALDRQLVLDRQLVLDRQPSDRANGDRVALLMRSNLHFAVADLGCLLAGFVDVPIDLTQTLENIVFALRHSGAKALVVTDLGLLQALQAYLVDLPALTLIVVAQTDQDWPQAKVAIDLPTTLQVTSLEALQQRGAAARTPQRLVQLRQAIQPTDHATIIYIPGVTGELAGVMLSHENITGNALATFGELPNLGWGNAETALAFLPLTHIFARHLLYGHIYYGHSVYFSSPRYVMKHLQSLQPTVLATVPLLLEKIYDQIRDRGHKLKSRRARISFAWALDIAQRHQLGQPIDDFYAVLLKAADRLVLHHWRAVFGGRMKYLLCGGAALRADVANVLTAAGIPILQGYGLTQSAGVVCFNRPTANRSGSVGTPIPGVELAIAPDQEILIRGPYISSGYYRDPTATAQLIDQQGWLHTGDFGSMTIDGHLQITGLKKSLFKLSTGKYIAPEPIEARLLASPLIARVMLVGADRKFCGALIFPHLPVLRARAKALSLSLADADLLQHPCILAWYQIAVDQANCHLPYWSVVKRFRLINMELSIDNGLLNHQQEIHRYRIHQRFSFEIALLYGDELPLLPSVKPDRVKPEPDQLDSASSSQPRLTSPTEQPTQIADIDPAIPPLHCPLPPAASCPVEAQSLHPRFTA
- a CDS encoding alpha/beta fold hydrolase, with protein sequence MSANASVPGLPHWTHRVGQRRTWLWRGWPIHYSYAQPIENPMPPVEPAAVTGALVDQTPMLLLHGFGASIGHWRKNIAVLSQTHPVYALDLLGFGQSAKAMANYDTALWVDQVYEFWRAFIGRPVVLVGHSLGSTVGLTIAARHPEMLASLVMFTLPDASVLDLPAWLRSTQLKPFVNLPLAGLKRLLTAPLIFAPLFRLIRRPQVIQKWAKSAYMMSEVVDEELVDVFSSPAYDRGATRALASMINAKNLDAERFSARAVLPRLTMPMLLIWGKQDKAVPPLLAPKFLQYNSKIELIELDNVGHCAHDECPDAMNRILLDWIAKQTVQCVR
- a CDS encoding MFS transporter, giving the protein MTLGLQEFSSDDLGRRILRWMNLRPGEIGRTSWMFAFYVLTSIGILWFEATSSGLFLKEFGANYLPYIYLASMVISSAWSAFYTWLQRYIPLRWVVVLVAVLIAVPIPLLQLGMATGGATPPAVGIVGLTLLQSSVLGMRLWLQTIYVLNDLNTSITANQLFNVREVRRTYPLISSGVLVADVVAGFALPVLLNRLGISVVVLLSAGMIIAGAAILFLLGQFYERYFPQSTLRRRETKPDTTTGKISGELNRYRRLLFTFFILAEIVFLVVDFQFMSQLQEPTLLGLVISNPAGNNRQDELIAAFIGRFQGLLGFFELSLQWIFSSRLIERFGIFSIASVLPISVLGFGGLGAVSAVLPASAYTQISQVLPLITGQAQLQFFIMLCLKFIYELFHFTLLASIGPVLFQPLPDSVRNSIQSVVRGNSEPIATGVVGIALAVIIAFGTDKLLGMQWQTTLFFSSVTIAGLWLVTNIWIRVDYLRLWVIRSARTSFRNSDLLLKEFKKDAVAALNQLKSEADLRSCIELLHRIDPKDTGTILTPILPQLPVTLQQRVLEIIVKDANPDPQQTIIVNQILARSTWPDLTASALKYIYLTTENADYKKLQPYLLPSIPPVVRGTAAALCLEKGDNRLKGEATNVLRLMLTNTKKYEKMLGAKALTNLKFLQALQLYIPALLSDPDIDVQCAALEVVSATHFEKSYPALTKGLYDQQTRSAASAALVALNDEAIPLLQRIVDDWRKPDPVKAAAWNAIGQIGTIDAIDLMISRLSMVWGDDRRNVLRALVKIPDDRGIEATLDRLDRKGIEALIDQELMLMGQTTAGIVDMTKGQKYSDKIDMLRRALQNIQDDSLERLFLLMQFLYDPYTIQAASFNLQSGNLVTMAQGLEILDNQLDIPNKRAVLTLLDRNPELDKQTKQLQVQLRQARDKHNAANERQILNSLDKIAKQQQADLTKQLQALSGILTYEPLPPQERLCQLLDLRHFFSDWLMACCFYLASEARWNLTRHHVLGGIRSAKGFVREAALLYLRDVYPQAFENVVPKLRNDPDRLVRAQVKEILDIWGVNQARRSMFPDNDDDDDMNTAALGPMR
- a CDS encoding cyclic nucleotide-binding domain-containing protein: MLNNFDRLLLLRGVSIFRELRDDFLIRLSAVMEERAYPSKGGIFKQGDEGQSLYIVAAGQVRVHIGRQELARLDRGDFFGEMSLFDTEPRSASVTAINTCTCLELTQSQLYEAINETPEIALKLIGILSGRIRELNLENNQLRSQLGELPTAFPATPKKTSGRR